A genome region from Oncorhynchus gorbuscha isolate QuinsamMale2020 ecotype Even-year linkage group LG26, OgorEven_v1.0, whole genome shotgun sequence includes the following:
- the wdr83os gene encoding protein Asterix → MSANNMSGPQRVNKIIRYKPPSTEANPTLEDPTPDYMNLLGMIFSMCGLMLKLKWCAWIAVYCSFISFANSRSSEDTKQMMSSFMLSISAVVMSYLQNPQPMSPPW, encoded by the exons ATGTCCGCAAACAACATGTCAGGCCCACAAAGGGTAAACAAAATTATCCG ATACAAGCCCCCCAGTACGGAAGCAAACCCCACCCTGGAAGACCCGACTCCAGACTACATGAACCTACTCGGCATGATCTTCAGCATGTGTGGCCTGATGCTGAAG TTAAAGTGGTGTGCGTGGATAGCAGTGTACTGCTCCTTCATCAGCTTCGCTAACTCACGCAGCTCCGAAGACACCAAACAGATGATGAGCAGCTTTAT GCTGTCCATCTCAGCCGTGGTGATGTCATACCTCCAGAACCCCCAGCCCATGTCGCCACCGTGGTAA
- the yju2b gene encoding probable splicing factor YJU2B → MGERKGQNHYYPPDFDPQKHGSLNGYHGTHALRERARKLSQGILIIRFEMPYNIWCDGCKNHIGMGVRYNAEKKKVGNYYTTPIYRFRMKCHLCVNYIEMQTDPATCDYVIVCGAQRKEERWDMADNEQILTTERSEKEKLETDPMYKLDHGGKDKEKLRKALPSLSELQDHQAGWKDDFILNSKLRRKFRTEKKVMAEEEEKDNAVRKRTNLSIPLLPEKEEDKKLAALLTYTAPDSYDDRQNYKRKEISSRSWFSSPTLPPGSAAGSLLQKLGLQGKGAAVAKALGPQVSSPNPHSLIRRRTEGSGNKPEACATVSRRKSDPGTNDLGNSLSPEGKELQVAQTQRTGGTDLGVAQPEQRQEMVETHMRSLEMQILNTTTEEEDRGRSKGEDCGTVLEDRDSGCSGVLRTSLVADYSDSSDSDPGV, encoded by the exons ATG GGTGAGAGGAAAGGACAAAACCATTACTACCCTCCGGACTTCGACCCACAGAAG catGGCTCCCTCAATGGTTACCATGGAACCCATGCTCTACGAGAGAGGGCCAGGAAACTGTCCCAGGGTATCCTCATCATCCG GTTTGAGATGCCCTATAATATCTGGTGTGATGGCTGCAAGAATCACATCGGCATGG GTGTACGTTATAACGCTGAGAAGAAGAAAGTGGGGAACTACTACACCACGCCAATCTACAG GTTCCGGATGAAGTGTCACCTGTGTGTGAACTACATTGAGATGCAGACAGACCCGGCCACCTGTGATTACGTCATCGTGTGCGGCGCGCagcggaaggaggagagatgggacatgGCTGACAATGAACAGATCCTCACTACAG AGCGTAGTGAGAAGGAGAAGTTAGAGACTGACCCCATGTATAAGCTGGACCATGGTGGTAAGGACAAGGAGAAACTGAGGAAggctcttccctctctgtctgagcTACAGGATCACCAGGCTGGATGGAAGGACGACTTCATACTCAACAGCAAGCTCCGCAGGAAGTTCAGG ACTGAGAAGAAAGTgatggcggaggaggaggagaaagacaaCGCTGTGAGAAAGAGGACAAATCTGTCCATCCCTCTGCTGCCTGAGAAAGAGGAGGACAAGAAACTAGCAGCACTGCTCACCTACACAGCTCCTGACT CCTACGATGACAGGCAGAACTACAAGCGGAAGGAGATCTCTAGCCGCTCCTGGTTCAGTTCCCCCACTCTGCCACCAGGTAGCGCTGCAGGCAGCCTACTTCAGAAGCTGGGCCTACAGGGGAAAGGTGCTGCTGTGGCCAAAGCCCTGGGTCCCCAAGTCTCCTCCCCTAACCCACACAGTCTCATAAGGAG GAGGACCGAGGGCTCTGGGAACAAACCAGAGGCCTGCGCTACAGTCTCACGCAGGAAATCAGACCCAGGAACCAATGATCTGGGAAACAGTCTCTCGCCGGAGGGGAAGGAGTTACAGGTTGCACAAACACAAAGGACTGGGGGGACAGATTTGGGAGTTGCACAGCCTGAGCAGAGACAGGAAATGGTTGAAACTCACATGAGATCTCTGGAGATGCAGATTCTTAACACCACCAcagaagaagaggacagaggacgaTCGAAAGGAGAGGATTGTGGGACAGTACTGGAGGACCGTGACAGTGGTTGCTCTGGGGTGTTGAGGACGTCACTGGTTGCAGACTACAGTGACTCCTCCGACTCCGACCCcggggtgtag
- the wdr83 gene encoding WD repeat domain-containing protein 83: MSFPQPKPEVPQLPQNLLRTIDCQQGAVRAVRFNADGNYLLSCGSDKSLKLWSVSRGTLLKTYSGHGYEVLDADGSYDNSQLCSCSSDKTVILWDVATGQVTRKLRGHAGKVNCVQFNEEATVILSGSIDGTVRCWDTRSRKFDPIQILDEAQDGVSSLKVSEHELLTGSVDGRVRRYDLRMGQLHVDFINSPITCVCFSADSQCTLTSSLDSTVRLLDKSTGEMLGEYTGHKMKGYKLDCCLSSKDTHVLSCSEDGHVYCWDLVEGSLMLKLPVGKAVVQSLSFHPSETRLLTAMEGRVQVWGVEPEETEEDVVVVKQEKA, encoded by the exons ATGTCGTTTCCCCAGCCCAAACCTGAGGTCCCTCAGCTCCCCCAAAACCTTCTCAGGACCATAGACTGCCAACAAGGGGCTGTAAGAGCTGTGCGATTCAATG ctGATGGTAACTACCTGCTGTCTTGCGGCAGTGACAAGTCTCTGAAGTTGTGGAGTGTAAGTCGAGGGACACTGCTGAAGACGTACAGTGGCCATGGATACGAGGTTCTAGATGCTGATGG TTCCTATGACAACAGCCAGCTGTGTTCCTGCAGCTCGGACAAGACGGTGATCCTCTGGGACGTCGCCACGGGACAGGTCACCCGGAAACTCAGGGGTCACGCTGGG AAAGTCAACTGTGTCCAGTTCAATGAAGAAGCTACAGTCATTTTATCTG GCTCCATAGATGGTACAGTGCGCTGCTGGGACACCAGGTCCAGAAAATTTGACCCCATCCAGATTCTGGACGAGGCTCAGGATGGTGTCAGCAGTCTGAAGGTGTCTGAACACGAGCTGCTCACTGG GTCAGTGGACGGGAGAGTGAGACGGTATGACCTGCGGATGGGCCAGCTGCATGTGGACTTCATCAACA gccccatcacgtgtgtgtgtttcagtgcggACAGCCAGTGCACTCTGACCTCCAGCCTGGACTCCACCGTGCGTCTACTGGACAAGAGCACAGGGGAGATGCTGGGAGAGTACACAGGACACAAGATGAAGGGCTACAAGCTGGACTGCTGTCTGTCCAGTAAGGATACTCACGTCCTGAGCTGCTCTGAAGACGGACACGTGTACTGCTGGGACCTGGTAGAG gGTTCTCTGATGCTGAAGCTGCCAGTCGGGAAGGCTGTCGTCCAATCGCTGTCTTTCCATCCCTCGGAGACCCGCCTCCTCACAGCCATGGAGGGGCGTGTCCAGGTGTGGGGGGTGGAGCCAGAGGAAACTgaagaggatgtggtggttgttaAACAGGAAAAAGCATAG
- the LOC124016404 gene encoding persephin, whose amino-acid sequence MRSLLKLVVLLFCVQRGEGHWLRSLLEQRGQTSSSPSEEERRGGGGESNKGNNNNKNTEGSGFAVEDQRGSVPAPIIPIRSRRSSTQCRLRSILLQVRELGLGYDADETVLFKYCSGDCPRVRSNHDLTLTNLLLRGALPEENGEPWQNGPCCRPTHHEDLAFLDNTHRWHKVEKLSAAGCTCVG is encoded by the exons ATGAGGTCTCTACTGAAGCTGGTTGTTCTGCTGTTCTGTgtccagagaggagagggacactgGCTGCGCTCACTACTCG AGCAGCGAGGGCAAACATCATCCTCCCcatcagaggaggagaggagaggtggaggaggagaatcCAACAAAGGGAACAACAACAATAAGAACACAGAAGGTTCCGGATTTGCAGTAGAAGACCAAAGGGGTTCCGTCCCAGCCCCAATCATCCCAATCCGATCCCGCCGCTCTTCAACCCAATGTCGTCTCCGCTCCATCCTCCTCCAGGTACGAGAGCTGGGTCTGGGCTACGACGCGGACGAGACCGTCCTCTTCAAGTACTGCAGCGGAGACTGTCCCCGTGTCCGCTCCAACCATGATCTGACCCTGACCAACCTGCTCCTGAGGGGGGCCCTGCCCGAGGAGAATGGAGAGCCGTGGCAGAATGGACCATGCTGCAGGCCCACCCACCACGAAGATCTAGCCTTTTTGGATAACACCCATCGCTGGCACAAGGTGGAGAAGCTGTCGGCTGCAGGGTGTACCTGTGTGGGTTAA